One genomic segment of Brassica napus cultivar Da-Ae chromosome A3, Da-Ae, whole genome shotgun sequence includes these proteins:
- the BNAA03G45060D gene encoding uncharacterized protein BNAA03G45060D has product MEGGEEFQEEDVWSVLREKETQGPQMRISKGSNLFSAASSSSARYIPKGKEVSGEKQSSAPMNVPDWSKIYGNTKKSTRSNHLHSWATHDEDDDEDSMVPPHELLAKRLARTQISSFSMCEGIGRTLKGRDLSKTRNAVLTKTGFLESNVTSTSSPP; this is encoded by the coding sequence ATGGAAGGGGGAGAAGAGtttcaagaagaagatgtgtGGTCAGTTttgagagaaaaggaaactcaaGGTCCTCAAATGAGAATTTCCAAAGGTAGCAATCTCTTCTcagccgcttcttcttcttctgcaagGTACATTCCTAAGGGTAAGGAGGTCTCGGGGGAAAAACAGTCATCTGCTCCAATGAATGTTCCTGACTGGTCCAAGATTTATGGGAATACGAAGAAGAGCACCAGAAGCAACCATTTGCATTCGTGGGCcactcatgatgaagatgatgatgaagactCAATGGTTCCTCCACACGAACTGCTGGCAAAAAGACTTGCAAGAACGCAgatctcatctttctccatgtGTGAAGGAATTGGAAGAACACTCAAAGGAAGAGATCTCAGCAAAACAAGAAATGCTGTCTTAACCAAGACAGGCTTCTTGGAATCGAACGTCACATCCACATCATCGCCACCATAG